Proteins from a genomic interval of Paenibacillus sp. RC334:
- the rhaD gene encoding rhamnulose-1-phosphate aldolase: MTTVLENHKERKSELDIPFVREMAEITQNMWKFGWDERNGGNVSYILDEAEVSKYLDIHHVIRTIKPAFPVNELAGKYFIVTGSGKYFKNVISDPEANLGVLRVSQDGEQLEVLWGLKHDAVPTSELPSHFMSHIERLKVDPNHRVVIHNHATHVIAMTFIHSLDENQFTKTLWEMCTECIVVFPDGIGVIPWMVPGSSEIGRETAKKMKDHHAVLWPHHGIFGTGSSIDEAFGLIETIEKAAQIYMLIAKHDIQQRITDQELADLAKAFNVIPKEGILNV, encoded by the coding sequence ATGACTACTGTACTGGAGAATCATAAAGAACGGAAATCGGAGCTGGATATTCCATTCGTCCGCGAGATGGCGGAAATTACGCAAAACATGTGGAAATTCGGCTGGGATGAGCGTAACGGAGGGAATGTCAGTTATATTCTGGATGAAGCAGAGGTATCCAAATATCTTGATATCCATCATGTTATTCGTACGATCAAACCTGCTTTTCCTGTGAATGAGTTGGCAGGCAAATATTTTATCGTCACCGGATCAGGCAAGTATTTTAAAAACGTAATCTCCGATCCAGAAGCCAATTTAGGTGTCCTCCGTGTCTCGCAGGATGGCGAGCAATTGGAAGTCTTGTGGGGCCTCAAGCATGACGCGGTACCTACCAGCGAATTGCCGTCTCATTTTATGAGCCACATTGAGCGCTTGAAGGTCGATCCTAACCATCGTGTTGTAATCCATAATCATGCCACCCATGTCATTGCCATGACCTTCATTCATAGTCTGGACGAAAACCAGTTTACCAAAACACTGTGGGAAATGTGTACCGAATGTATTGTCGTCTTCCCAGACGGTATCGGCGTAATCCCTTGGATGGTACCGGGCTCCAGCGAAATCGGCCGCGAAACGGCCAAAAAAATGAAGGATCATCACGCCGTATTATGGCCTCATCACGGTATTTTCGGAACAGGCAGCTCCATTGATGAAGCGTTTGGCCTGATTGAAACGATTGAAAAAGCGGCGCAAATTTATATGCTCATTGCTAAGCATGATATCCAGCAGCGGATTACGGATCAGGAATTGGCGGATCTGGCCAAAGCCTTTAACGTTATTCCAAAAGAAGGAATCCTCAACGTATAA
- a CDS encoding AraC family transcriptional regulator: protein MEHDELDRKLRKLTASEEAYREHPYLSEKYNSIKQIEYNGQKVFVFYLEGGKIKITKHSRFAEVPMHIHNDIEMNYVYSGQCTQIINNQTVTLTEGQICIVDTGAPHAILATGENDIIVNISMSREYFSTSFLSRLSSRSMITDFLVNAISDNQTHNRYIIFHSENSRKLGLFMRELLCEYYDQSLCSEEMIDCYMVLIFSELLRVFQFDTNQKHAKSSSHPSVIEILHYLEENFQTCTLASTAEHFNFHPNYLSALLKKSTGRSFKQLILIHRMTRSSLLLSNTDTPVYHIAADIGYDNLSFFYRKFKDYFGVTPNEYREKHKV from the coding sequence ATGGAACATGATGAATTGGATCGCAAGCTGCGTAAATTGACGGCAAGTGAGGAAGCCTATCGAGAACATCCGTATCTGTCCGAGAAATATAACAGCATTAAACAGATTGAATATAACGGCCAAAAAGTGTTTGTGTTTTATTTGGAGGGCGGCAAAATCAAGATTACAAAGCACAGTCGATTTGCTGAGGTTCCTATGCATATCCACAATGATATTGAAATGAATTATGTCTATTCGGGGCAGTGTACACAGATCATCAACAATCAGACGGTGACATTAACCGAGGGCCAAATTTGTATTGTAGATACCGGAGCGCCACATGCGATTTTGGCGACAGGCGAGAATGATATTATTGTGAACATTTCAATGAGCAGAGAATATTTCTCAACTTCTTTTCTAAGTCGCTTGTCCAGTCGCAGCATGATTACGGACTTTCTGGTGAATGCAATTTCGGATAATCAGACGCACAACAGATACATTATTTTTCATTCCGAAAACAGCAGAAAGCTCGGCTTGTTTATGCGGGAGCTTCTGTGTGAATATTATGATCAATCCCTGTGTTCTGAAGAGATGATCGACTGTTATATGGTCTTGATCTTTTCTGAACTATTGCGCGTATTCCAATTTGATACGAACCAGAAGCATGCCAAATCGTCTTCCCATCCATCCGTCATTGAGATTCTTCACTACCTGGAAGAGAACTTCCAAACGTGTACGCTTGCTTCTACAGCAGAGCACTTTAATTTCCATCCGAACTACCTGAGTGCGCTACTTAAAAAATCGACCGGACGATCGTTTAAACAATTGATTTTGATCCACCGAATGACGCGTTCCTCGCTCCTTCTTTCCAATACGGATACACCTGTCTATCATATTGCGGCCGATATCGGCTATGATAATTTGAGCTTTTTTTACCGAAAATTTAAAGACTATTTCGGCGTAACTCCGAATGAATATAGAGAGAAGCATAAAGTGTAA